A region from the Vibrio sp. SS-MA-C1-2 genome encodes:
- a CDS encoding glycine cleavage system protein R, translated as MEHYLVITAVGTNRQGISNQITHHISECNCNIVDSRIANFGAEFTLIMLLSGNNNSLSRVEATLPLVGQQHDLLIVMKRTSKHTAIDSSHRAVIKAQLDDTPGIIQQYTEFLASRTIDISTLKTDTEQSNQEHSAPQLHIEITTRLPDSIDLDKLEQDFMALGEKLNATSSINFMPR; from the coding sequence ATGGAACATTATCTAGTTATTACCGCCGTTGGAACTAATCGCCAAGGAATATCAAATCAGATCACTCACCATATCAGTGAGTGCAACTGTAATATTGTTGATAGTCGAATAGCCAATTTTGGTGCAGAATTTACTTTAATTATGCTACTTTCTGGCAATAATAATTCACTTTCGAGAGTAGAAGCGACATTACCTCTTGTCGGTCAGCAGCATGACTTATTAATTGTCATGAAGCGTACCAGTAAACATACAGCGATAGACTCATCTCATCGTGCCGTGATTAAAGCGCAACTTGACGATACTCCTGGAATTATTCAGCAGTACACGGAATTTCTTGCATCAAGAACGATAGATATTTCAACATTAAAAACGGATACTGAACAATCTAATCAAGAACACTCTGCCCCTCAGCTTCATATCGAGATCACGACTCGGCTTCCCGATTCAATTGATTTAGATAAGTTGGAGCAAGATTTTATGGCTTTAGGTGAAAAGCTCAATGCCACAAGCTCGATTAATTTTATGCCTCGATAA
- the dapA gene encoding 4-hydroxy-tetrahydrodipicolinate synthase, whose protein sequence is MFSGSIVALVTPLDSSGEVDYASLEKLVEYHIASGTDGIVAMGTTGESATLTVDEHVKVVMKTLEFAAGRIPVIAGAGANATHEAVTFTKLFNGTGVAGCLSVTPYYNKPTQEGLYLHFKAISEASEVPIILYNVPGRTACDLLPETAARLAKLDNIVGIKDATADLSRVAKTRELCGDDFVQLTGDDATGLEFMRVGGHGTISVTANVAASDMAKLYQAALEGEFTKAEEINDRLMGLHQDLFIEANPIPVKWATKELGLITNGTLRLPLTPLQDGYHQTVRDALKKANLL, encoded by the coding sequence ATGTTTTCAGGAAGTATTGTTGCACTGGTAACCCCATTAGATTCTTCTGGCGAAGTTGACTATGCAAGCTTAGAAAAACTTGTCGAATACCATATTGCTTCGGGCACTGATGGTATTGTAGCGATGGGAACCACAGGAGAGTCAGCAACATTAACGGTTGATGAACATGTTAAAGTCGTCATGAAGACTCTCGAATTTGCTGCTGGTCGTATTCCTGTTATTGCGGGTGCTGGCGCGAATGCAACTCACGAAGCAGTGACATTTACTAAATTATTTAATGGTACCGGCGTGGCTGGTTGTTTGAGTGTGACACCTTATTACAATAAGCCAACTCAAGAAGGTCTTTATCTTCATTTCAAAGCGATTTCTGAAGCATCAGAAGTGCCAATTATTCTTTATAATGTTCCAGGTCGAACGGCTTGTGACTTATTACCTGAAACGGCAGCTCGTTTAGCGAAATTAGATAATATTGTTGGTATCAAAGATGCGACTGCGGATTTAAGTCGAGTGGCAAAAACCCGTGAATTATGTGGCGATGACTTTGTCCAATTAACAGGTGATGATGCAACGGGTCTTGAATTTATGCGTGTCGGTGGTCATGGAACTATCTCTGTTACTGCTAATGTAGCGGCATCAGATATGGCTAAGCTTTACCAAGCTGCTCTTGAAGGTGAGTTCACTAAAGCCGAAGAGATTAACGACCGATTAATGGGACTCCATCAAGATCTGTTTATTGAAGCGAATCCAATTCCAGTTAAGTGGGCAACAAAAGAGTTAGGACTTATCACTAATGGTACGTTACGCCTTCCTTTAACACCACTGCAAGATGGTTATCATCAAACAGTGAGAGATGCCTTGAAAAAAGCCAATTTACTGTAA
- the bamC gene encoding outer membrane protein assembly factor BamC encodes MNSFYRVALCLTVAGTLAACSGGAEQRRQAKQDFKYMDTPNLKPLVVPQDEPVYFSTHYMIPSGEKSGFVGKQVDIRPPLQILELIPGARSEEQDGVVTIWTIREQETNDIWNSIIKAIANKKIKIRSQSIDKIETDWVRWNIEDEDLEYGVRYLIERINKDDQLGLRFSTLEWQRNGQETSADTLSRDRYSIQMANMVTSYYDTQQRIIAQKKADELIKRIPISLGHDRSGLPVIIARAPYNIFWARLPKLLDNFGFEITSRNSSQGMIDVKYKSPDDEFWQELGTSPLQLDNNEYKIQLGDLGNRTSLNVTDKDGKPVNEEILKSLAPILSAVVERENSKDKSK; translated from the coding sequence ATGAACTCTTTCTATCGAGTCGCACTTTGTCTTACCGTTGCAGGTACTCTAGCAGCCTGTTCAGGTGGTGCGGAACAGCGTCGTCAAGCAAAGCAAGATTTTAAATACATGGATACACCTAATTTAAAGCCTTTGGTTGTTCCTCAAGATGAGCCTGTTTATTTTTCAACTCATTATATGATTCCATCAGGTGAGAAAAGTGGGTTTGTTGGTAAGCAAGTTGACATTCGCCCGCCATTACAGATTTTGGAGTTAATTCCAGGTGCGCGTTCAGAAGAGCAAGATGGTGTTGTCACTATCTGGACTATTCGAGAGCAAGAGACCAATGATATCTGGAACTCGATTATTAAAGCCATTGCGAATAAGAAAATTAAGATTCGTAGTCAGTCAATCGATAAAATTGAAACCGATTGGGTTCGTTGGAATATTGAAGATGAAGATCTTGAATATGGTGTGCGCTATTTAATTGAACGTATTAATAAAGATGACCAACTAGGGTTACGTTTTAGTACGTTAGAGTGGCAGCGTAATGGTCAAGAGACCTCTGCGGATACACTTTCTAGAGATCGTTATAGTATTCAAATGGCAAATATGGTGACCTCATATTATGATACTCAACAACGTATCATTGCTCAAAAGAAAGCGGATGAGTTAATTAAACGGATCCCGATTTCATTAGGGCATGATCGTAGTGGTTTACCTGTTATTATTGCGCGTGCCCCTTATAATATTTTCTGGGCTCGCCTACCTAAATTACTTGATAATTTTGGTTTTGAGATTACCAGTCGAAATAGCTCACAAGGTATGATTGATGTTAAATATAAATCACCAGATGATGAGTTTTGGCAGGAGTTAGGGACTTCACCACTTCAATTGGATAATAATGAATATAAAATCCAGTTAGGAGATTTAGGCAACCGAACGTCATTAAATGTGACGGATAAAGATGGCAAGCCTGTAAATGAAGAGATCTTAAAGTCTTTAGCACCTATTTTATCTGCTGTTGTTGAGCGTGAAAATAGCAAAGATAAGTCAAAATAG
- a CDS encoding DUF2897 family protein — protein sequence MEWLTNPWVIGIVVFSFILSQMMTFLKAPKPKLPQSYIDRKKKEAEELEQQQIEQANRREKFAQQQQTEQQAQEALSQQGKKNFAQEQKRAEQKSDK from the coding sequence ATGGAATGGTTAACTAACCCTTGGGTTATCGGTATAGTTGTATTTAGTTTTATCCTTAGCCAGATGATGACTTTTTTAAAAGCGCCGAAGCCAAAACTTCCTCAAAGCTATATTGATCGAAAGAAAAAAGAAGCGGAAGAGTTAGAACAGCAGCAGATAGAGCAAGCAAATCGACGTGAAAAGTTTGCGCAGCAACAACAAACAGAACAACAAGCTCAAGAGGCTTTAAGCCAGCAAGGAAAGAAAAACTTTGCACAAGAACAGAAACGTGCTGAGCAAAAGAGTGATAAATAA
- a CDS encoding M15 family metallopeptidase — MKRLTTKELTGQTEQHIDPDIGLHHDVIPAFLALKQAAKEAGFELAIASGFRSFERQKVIWNAKFNGLRPVLNNQSQPIDIRTLSEIELIHAIMRWSALPGASRHHWGTDFDIYAKNLLPEGEKLALEPWEYQSGGHQFLFSQWLNSYLQDSPFFLPYIKDKGGVATEPWHISYAPIAKKALQDIDIKQLTTLFSIEDVAGKSQIIKNIDILYDRYISNINKTYN; from the coding sequence ATGAAGCGATTAACCACTAAAGAATTAACCGGACAAACTGAACAGCACATTGATCCAGATATTGGATTGCATCATGATGTGATACCTGCTTTCTTAGCGTTAAAACAAGCCGCAAAAGAGGCAGGATTTGAGTTAGCTATTGCCAGTGGTTTTCGCTCATTTGAACGACAAAAAGTCATTTGGAATGCCAAATTTAATGGTCTGCGTCCAGTTCTTAACAATCAAAGCCAACCTATTGATATTAGAACACTATCCGAGATAGAACTGATTCACGCTATTATGCGTTGGTCAGCCCTACCAGGTGCAAGTCGCCACCATTGGGGGACAGATTTTGATATCTACGCCAAAAACTTACTGCCCGAAGGAGAAAAATTAGCATTGGAACCTTGGGAGTATCAATCTGGTGGGCATCAGTTTCTTTTTTCACAATGGTTAAACTCTTATCTTCAAGATTCTCCTTTTTTCCTTCCTTATATCAAGGATAAGGGCGGTGTAGCGACGGAGCCTTGGCATATCAGTTATGCGCCTATCGCAAAAAAAGCACTACAAGATATCGATATAAAACAACTTACTACCCTATTTTCAATCGAAGATGTTGCTGGGAAATCGCAAATAATCAAAAATATTGATATCCTATATGACAGGTATATATCCAATATAAATAAAACATATAACTAA
- a CDS encoding arsenate reductase has protein sequence MSDITLYGLSASTCDTMKKACKWLENNGNSYSLHNYRVEGLTLEQLTIFEASIGWETLVNKRSTTYRQLSDAQKKGLNKESAITLMLEQPTLIKRPLLSYQGNYYVGFKADQYNSIFNG, from the coding sequence ATGAGTGATATCACCCTCTATGGATTGAGCGCATCAACCTGCGATACCATGAAAAAAGCTTGCAAATGGCTAGAGAACAACGGTAATAGTTATTCTCTCCATAATTACCGTGTTGAGGGTTTAACGTTAGAACAATTGACGATATTTGAGGCAAGTATTGGTTGGGAAACACTGGTCAATAAACGCAGTACAACTTATCGTCAGTTGAGTGATGCACAGAAAAAAGGATTAAATAAAGAGAGTGCGATAACATTAATGTTAGAACAACCGACATTAATCAAGCGACCATTATTATCTTATCAAGGCAATTATTACGTCGGCTTTAAAGCGGATCAATATAATTCAATTTTCAATGGATAA
- a CDS encoding response regulator transcription factor, with protein MINRKKITAQELLQQLTSREKEVLEALSLGLNNREIGQELFICETTVKVHLRHIFKKLKVKSRTEALLFYLQYK; from the coding sequence ATGATTAATCGTAAAAAGATCACAGCTCAAGAATTACTTCAGCAACTAACCTCTCGAGAAAAAGAGGTTTTAGAAGCATTATCTCTAGGGCTAAATAATCGAGAAATTGGGCAGGAACTGTTTATTTGTGAAACAACGGTTAAAGTACATCTTAGGCATATCTTTAAAAAATTAAAAGTAAAGTCGAGAACCGAAGCCCTTTTGTTCTATCTACAATATAAGTAA
- a CDS encoding DUF1499 domain-containing protein codes for MSRYLLLPLMLVLLTGCSSQSQEIKGDNIKNQLSECQGDPNCISSSDKREKFYFEPLTLKKDSYDNWRKLSVAIESIPHATLVSSSNEYLHFTFTSQVFGFVDDFELLKKGKTVEVRSESRTGKYDFGVNRKRADSIKKMLEKKALIQ; via the coding sequence ATGAGCAGATACTTACTACTCCCTTTAATGCTGGTACTGCTAACGGGATGCAGCAGCCAAAGCCAAGAAATCAAAGGTGATAATATCAAAAATCAATTATCAGAGTGTCAAGGTGATCCCAACTGTATATCAAGTAGCGATAAGCGTGAAAAGTTTTACTTTGAGCCACTAACCTTGAAAAAAGACAGTTATGATAACTGGCGTAAACTGTCAGTTGCCATAGAAAGTATTCCCCATGCCACATTAGTTTCATCTTCAAATGAGTATCTTCATTTTACCTTTACTAGCCAAGTCTTCGGTTTTGTCGATGACTTTGAGTTATTAAAAAAAGGAAAAACTGTTGAGGTAAGATCAGAGTCTAGAACAGGAAAGTATGACTTTGGGGTTAACCGTAAACGTGCAGATAGCATCAAGAAAATGCTAGAGAAAAAAGCACTGATTCAATAA
- a CDS encoding DUF2956 domain-containing protein, with product MAQNSSPETQSEALNIAKATQKPGQTKEQTKLIAQGVQKGIDLYKKQQKAKARERDKLKKKEQKQKLKAEDNIQTPTINEPEEVKQHWLPWVLLLASWVGFFFIYPK from the coding sequence ATGGCGCAAAACAGTTCACCAGAAACACAGTCAGAAGCCTTAAATATTGCAAAAGCAACTCAAAAGCCGGGACAAACTAAAGAACAGACAAAACTGATTGCTCAAGGCGTTCAAAAGGGGATCGATCTCTATAAAAAGCAGCAAAAAGCAAAAGCTAGAGAACGTGATAAACTTAAGAAAAAAGAACAAAAACAAAAATTAAAAGCGGAAGATAATATTCAAACTCCTACCATCAATGAACCAGAAGAAGTGAAACAGCACTGGTTACCTTGGGTTTTATTGTTGGCAAGTTGGGTTGGGTTCTTTTTTATATACCCAAAGTAA
- a CDS encoding Dyp-type peroxidase has protein sequence MNEQSGIIPLASPFALYATMSVIKDSKAVLQQCQALAAQVSTFNQRFSGSELSASVAFSHAFWQQFNVAMPAELIPFPAYGSGEIVAPSTSCDLLLHVHSVRHDLNFALLKEFIEPISDKVKIEDETYGFRYLDSRDMTDFIDGTENPTIEQQRRDVALVADGEHAGGSYVMLQRFIHTLSPWSQESQQHQEQVIGRTKDDSVELEDVPPCSHVGRVDLKEDGKGLKIVRHSLPYGTVSGDHGLLFIAYCHSIHNFDAMLKSMYGEGEDGQCDQLLNYTKAVTGSYLFAPSLTVLDNLSIKS, from the coding sequence ATGAATGAACAGTCAGGTATTATACCTCTCGCAAGCCCGTTTGCTCTCTATGCAACAATGAGTGTGATTAAGGATAGTAAAGCCGTTCTGCAACAGTGTCAGGCTTTAGCTGCTCAAGTGTCTACATTTAATCAACGATTTTCTGGCAGTGAGCTTTCAGCATCTGTTGCTTTTAGTCATGCTTTTTGGCAGCAATTTAATGTGGCAATGCCTGCCGAGTTAATTCCATTCCCAGCTTACGGCTCTGGAGAGATTGTTGCACCGTCGACATCTTGCGATCTGTTATTGCATGTTCACTCTGTTCGTCATGACTTGAATTTTGCTCTTTTAAAGGAATTTATCGAGCCAATTAGCGATAAAGTTAAAATAGAAGATGAGACTTATGGGTTCCGTTATTTAGATTCTCGTGATATGACGGATTTTATCGATGGGACTGAGAATCCAACGATTGAGCAACAGCGTAGAGATGTCGCATTGGTTGCTGATGGTGAGCATGCTGGTGGTAGTTATGTCATGCTACAGCGTTTTATTCATACGTTGAGTCCGTGGAGTCAAGAGAGCCAACAGCATCAAGAACAAGTGATTGGACGCACCAAAGATGATTCAGTTGAGTTAGAGGATGTTCCACCTTGTTCGCATGTTGGACGTGTTGATCTGAAAGAAGATGGCAAAGGGTTAAAAATTGTTCGTCATAGTTTGCCGTATGGTACGGTCAGTGGTGATCATGGTTTACTCTTTATTGCTTATTGTCACTCTATTCATAACTTTGATGCGATGTTAAAGAGTATGTATGGTGAAGGTGAGGATGGGCAGTGTGATCAGTTATTGAACTACACTAAAGCGGTGACAGGTAGCTATTTATTTGCTCCATCGTTGACAGTATTAGATAACTTATCAATTAAGTCATAA
- the crr gene encoding PTS glucose transporter subunit IIA gives MGLFDKLKKMVSDDSNDSNVIEIIAPLSGEIVNIEDVPDVVFAEKIVGDGIAIKPAGNKMVAPVNGTIGKIFETNHAFSIESDDGIELFVHFGIDTVELKGEGFTRIASEGQSVKVGDTVIEFDLAVLEEKAKSTLTPVVISNMDEIKELNKLSGAVTVGESPVIRIKK, from the coding sequence ATGGGTTTATTCGACAAACTGAAGAAAATGGTTTCAGACGATAGCAACGATAGCAACGTAATTGAGATTATTGCACCTCTTTCAGGTGAAATTGTAAATATTGAAGATGTGCCAGATGTTGTTTTTGCTGAAAAAATCGTTGGTGACGGTATTGCTATTAAGCCTGCTGGTAACAAAATGGTTGCTCCAGTAAACGGCACAATCGGTAAAATTTTCGAAACCAACCACGCATTCTCTATTGAGTCTGATGATGGTATTGAGCTGTTTGTTCACTTCGGTATTGACACAGTAGAACTTAAAGGCGAAGGTTTCACTCGCATCGCTTCTGAAGGTCAATCTGTAAAAGTTGGCGATACAGTTATCGAATTTGATCTTGCTGTTCTTGAAGAGAAAGCAAAATCAACACTAACGCCTGTTGTCATCTCTAATATGGATGAAATCAAAGAGTTAAATAAACTTTCTGGCGCTGTAACTGTTGGTGAAAGCCCAGTAATCCGCATCAAAAAGTAA
- the ptsI gene encoding phosphoenolpyruvate-protein phosphotransferase PtsI, producing MTSGILASPGIAFGKALLLAEDEIVINKNSISADQIDTEIQRFIDARSKSVAQLEVVKQKALETFGEEKEAIFEGHIMLLEDEELEEEIIAHIKDNKASADAAIYAIIEEQAVALESLDDEYLKERATDIRDIGYRVVKNALGIEIVSLSSINEEVILVANDLTPSETAQINLNYVLGFITDIGGRTSHTSIMARSLELPAIVGTGDITQTVKNGDMLVLDAINNKIIVNPSEQELADVKVIRDQFIAEKEELAKLKDLPAITLDGHQVEVCSNIGTLKDCDGAERNGAEGVGLYRTEFLFMDRDSLPTEEIQFQSYKAVAEAMTGQAVIVRTMDIGGDKDLPYLDLPTEMNPFLGWRAIRICLDRREILRDQLRAILRASAYGKLRIMFPMIISVEEIRELKAALDTYKAELRAENIAFDEKIEVGVMVETPAAAAIGHHLAKEVDFFSIGTNDLTQYTLAVDRGNELISHLYNPLSPAVLTVIKQVIDASHKEGKWTGMCGELAGDERATLLLLGMGLDEFSMSSISIPHIKKIIRNANFEDVKLMAEQALAMPTAAEIEAHVDNFIAEMTNC from the coding sequence ATGACTTCAGGTATTCTAGCATCCCCAGGTATTGCTTTCGGTAAAGCTCTACTCCTTGCTGAAGATGAAATTGTAATCAATAAAAATTCGATCTCTGCAGATCAAATTGACACTGAAATTCAGCGTTTTATTGACGCTCGAAGCAAATCAGTTGCGCAATTAGAGGTTGTAAAACAGAAAGCTCTTGAAACTTTTGGTGAAGAAAAGGAAGCTATCTTCGAAGGGCATATCATGCTGCTTGAAGATGAAGAGTTAGAAGAAGAGATTATTGCTCACATCAAAGACAACAAAGCTTCTGCTGATGCGGCTATTTACGCAATCATCGAAGAACAAGCGGTTGCTCTTGAATCTCTAGATGACGAGTACTTAAAAGAACGTGCTACAGATATCCGTGATATCGGTTACCGCGTTGTTAAAAATGCGTTAGGGATTGAGATTGTATCTTTAAGCTCAATCAATGAAGAAGTTATTCTGGTTGCTAACGATCTGACCCCATCAGAGACTGCACAGATTAACCTAAACTACGTTCTTGGCTTTATCACTGATATTGGTGGTAGAACATCGCATACTTCAATCATGGCACGTTCATTAGAACTACCTGCTATTGTTGGTACTGGTGACATTACACAAACAGTTAAGAATGGCGATATGCTCGTTCTTGATGCGATCAATAACAAAATCATCGTTAACCCTTCTGAGCAAGAGTTAGCCGATGTTAAAGTGATTCGTGATCAGTTCATTGCTGAAAAAGAAGAACTAGCAAAATTAAAAGACCTTCCAGCCATTACACTTGATGGCCATCAAGTAGAAGTTTGTTCAAACATCGGTACACTGAAAGATTGTGACGGTGCTGAGCGTAACGGTGCTGAAGGTGTTGGTCTATACCGTACAGAATTCCTATTTATGGATCGCGATAGCCTGCCAACTGAAGAGATTCAGTTCCAGTCTTATAAAGCTGTCGCTGAAGCGATGACTGGTCAAGCAGTCATTGTTCGTACGATGGACATCGGTGGTGATAAAGATCTGCCATATTTAGATCTTCCTACTGAAATGAACCCATTCCTTGGATGGCGCGCAATTCGTATCTGTTTAGATCGTCGTGAAATTTTACGTGACCAGTTACGTGCAATTCTACGTGCATCTGCATACGGTAAGCTACGTATCATGTTCCCGATGATCATCTCTGTAGAAGAGATTCGTGAACTAAAAGCAGCGCTAGATACTTACAAAGCAGAATTACGTGCTGAAAATATCGCATTTGATGAAAAGATTGAAGTTGGTGTCATGGTTGAAACACCAGCAGCAGCGGCAATTGGTCATCACTTAGCGAAAGAAGTAGACTTCTTTAGTATTGGTACTAACGACTTAACACAGTATACTCTAGCAGTAGACCGTGGTAATGAACTTATTTCACACTTATACAACCCACTATCACCTGCAGTATTAACTGTAATCAAGCAAGTGATTGATGCCTCTCATAAAGAAGGCAAGTGGACTGGTATGTGTGGCGAATTAGCTGGTGATGAGAGAGCAACTCTTTTATTATTAGGTATGGGATTAGATGAATTCAGCATGAGCTCAATTTCAATTCCACACATTAAGAAGATTATTCGCAATGCGAACTTCGAAGATGTTAAACTAATGGCTGAACAAGCATTAGCGATGCCAACAGCGGCAGAAATCGAAGCCCATGTTGATAACTTTATCGCTGAAATGACAAACTGCTAA
- a CDS encoding HPr family phosphocarrier protein — protein MYQKDVVITAENGLHTRPAAQFVKEAKSFDAKITVISNGKSASATSLFKLQTLGLTKGTEITISAEGAQEQEAVDHLVALMDTLV, from the coding sequence ATGTATCAGAAAGATGTAGTAATCACAGCAGAAAACGGTCTTCACACTCGCCCAGCAGCACAGTTCGTTAAAGAAGCAAAAAGCTTTGACGCGAAAATCACTGTAATTTCTAACGGTAAAAGTGCAAGTGCAACAAGCCTATTCAAGCTACAAACTTTAGGTCTAACTAAAGGTACTGAAATCACTATCTCTGCTGAAGGCGCTCAAGAGCAAGAAGCAGTTGACCATTTAGTAGCTCTAATGGATACGCTGGTTTAA
- the cysK gene encoding cysteine synthase A, giving the protein MSRIYDDNSYTIGHTPLVRLNHVSNGNVLAKVEARNPSFSVKCRIGANLIWDAEKSGKLNSDIEIVEPTSGNTGIALAYVAAARGYKLTLTMPDTMSLERRKLLAALGANLVLTEGAKGMKGAIATAEEIVASDPSKYLLLQQFNNPANPEIHIKTTGPEIWQDTDGEIDIFVAGVGTGGTISGVTQYIKNEQGKAISAIAVEPTESPVITQALAGEELTPGPHKIQGIGAGFIPGNLDLSLLDGVEQVTSDEAIEMAQRLMKEEGILAGISSGAAVVAANRLAARPENKGKTIVTILPSSGERYLSTALFANIFSEKELQQ; this is encoded by the coding sequence ATGAGTCGCATTTATGATGATAACTCCTACACGATTGGTCATACCCCATTAGTCCGTTTAAATCATGTCAGCAATGGAAATGTTTTAGCTAAAGTCGAAGCAAGAAACCCAAGCTTTAGTGTGAAGTGTCGTATTGGTGCCAATCTAATTTGGGATGCAGAAAAGTCAGGTAAATTAAACTCAGATATAGAAATTGTTGAACCAACCAGCGGAAATACAGGTATTGCTCTAGCCTACGTTGCCGCGGCGAGAGGCTATAAGCTAACATTAACAATGCCTGATACTATGAGCCTAGAGCGTCGAAAGCTACTTGCAGCTCTTGGTGCAAACCTTGTTTTAACTGAAGGTGCAAAAGGAATGAAAGGGGCCATTGCTACAGCCGAAGAAATTGTCGCATCGGATCCAAGTAAATACCTGCTTCTTCAACAGTTCAATAACCCTGCTAACCCAGAAATTCATATTAAAACTACAGGCCCAGAGATCTGGCAAGACACCGATGGTGAAATTGATATCTTTGTTGCCGGCGTGGGGACTGGTGGTACTATTTCTGGTGTCACTCAATACATTAAAAATGAGCAAGGCAAAGCGATTAGCGCCATTGCCGTTGAGCCGACAGAGTCACCCGTAATTACGCAAGCCTTAGCAGGAGAAGAATTAACACCTGGCCCTCATAAAATTCAAGGTATCGGTGCTGGATTCATTCCTGGTAATCTCGATCTATCACTGCTTGACGGTGTAGAACAGGTAACATCAGATGAAGCGATTGAAATGGCACAACGCTTAATGAAAGAAGAAGGTATTCTGGCGGGGATCTCATCTGGTGCTGCTGTTGTTGCGGCAAACCGTTTAGCGGCACGTCCTGAAAATAAAGGTAAAACTATTGTCACAATATTACCGAGTTCTGGTGAACGTTATTTAAGTACCGCACTTTTTGCAAATATATTTTCTGAAAAAGAATTACAGCAATAA
- the cysZ gene encoding sulfate transporter CysZ: MKRAKLITEPASGAGYLLQGFKLALQPGVRRFILIPLLINFLLFGAAFGFLLTQLGGWIDYWLSYLPTWMEWLSYLLWPLITISILVTFSYFFSMVANWVAAPFNGLLSEYLESRLTGEQAPDTSMGALIKDIPRVFRREWQKLWYYLPKALGLLILLWIPGIGQTIGPVLWFLFSAWMMSIQYSDYPFDNHKVPFHNMRKALREQKGTSISFGSLTMLFAMIPFVNLIIMPIAVCGATAMWVDKFRHRVL, from the coding sequence ATGAAGAGAGCAAAATTAATCACAGAACCAGCAAGTGGAGCTGGGTACCTACTGCAAGGGTTCAAACTTGCTTTGCAACCTGGAGTGAGGCGATTTATTTTAATCCCGCTATTGATCAATTTTCTCCTTTTCGGTGCTGCTTTTGGCTTTCTATTGACGCAACTTGGAGGGTGGATTGACTATTGGCTTTCGTATCTACCAACATGGATGGAGTGGCTTTCTTATCTTTTATGGCCACTTATTACCATTTCTATTTTGGTGACCTTTTCTTACTTCTTTAGCATGGTAGCGAATTGGGTTGCCGCCCCTTTCAATGGTCTGCTATCGGAATACCTTGAATCTCGCTTAACCGGAGAACAAGCTCCGGATACTTCAATGGGTGCATTAATCAAAGATATACCTCGTGTATTTCGTCGTGAATGGCAAAAACTTTGGTATTACTTACCGAAAGCTCTAGGCTTATTGATTTTATTATGGATCCCAGGCATAGGTCAGACGATTGGTCCCGTACTGTGGTTCTTGTTTAGTGCTTGGATGATGTCAATTCAATACAGTGACTATCCATTCGATAACCATAAAGTTCCTTTCCATAACATGCGTAAAGCGTTAAGAGAACAGAAAGGGACTTCAATTAGCTTTGGCAGTTTGACGATGTTGTTTGCAATGATTCCATTTGTAAACTTAATTATCATGCCAATTGCGGTGTGTGGTGCAACAGCAATGTGGGTAGATAAGTTTCGACATCGCGTTTTATAA